The following is a genomic window from Streptomyces chrestomyceticus JCM 4735.
TGGAACTCGACCGGTACCGGCTCGAAGCGCTCCACCCCCAGCCGCTGGAAGATGGTCTTGGCGACGGCGGGCGCCTCGCCGGTCAGTTCCCCCTGGCTGTTGATCGACGCGTACGGCGGCTCGCTGGCGATGCCCATCCGTACGACTTTCCTGCTGCGAAGATCATCGAGTAGGTGTCCCCCGTCCGTAGCTCCGGTGATGTCGACCTGTGAGCAACCGGCCGTCGCCCCCAGCGCCCCCGTCAAACCCAGCGCCGCCGCTCCTGCGAGCAGTGAGCGGCGGCGGAACCCTGATGCGGTGTTTCTTCCTGAGCTGTTCCCCTGTGGTGGAGCCATGGGCGCGCGGCTACCCGGACTCGTTGAAAATATGCCAATCGTTTCCGGCCCTTGATGCAAGCGGTGCGGGGTCGTGGCGCATGTCGGTCATGCGTGCATACGACACCCGTTCGGGGGCGGCAATTCCGGTACGGGGATGGCTGATTGACGACGGTCGTCAGCGGCCGCGCGTCCTGGGAAGAGTGGGGGTACCGCGTCCGGTGTTCCCGTGTGCATCGGGCCGCCCGCTGGTCCACCATGGAGGCGCAAAGCACCGTAAGGAGGCAAAATGGTCGACCGTTTCATCGAAGTCTCCCTCGACAAGCGGGGTGTGAGCTGCACCGCCAGGCTGCTCGACGACCGCGCGCCGGTCACCTGCAAGGCCGTCTGGGACGCGCTGCCGCTCGGCGGCGACGTCTACCACGCCAAGTACGCCCGCAACGAGATCTACGCCCTCGTCCCGCCGTTCGCCCCGGAGGAGCCCCCTCTGGAGAACCCGACCGTCACGCCCATCCCCGGTGACCTGTGCTACTTCACCTTCAGCGACACCCAGTTGGGCACCGCCTCGTACGGCTACGAGAGCCAGGCCGAGCACCGGGGCCGCGCCACCGTCGTCGACCTCGCGCTCTTCTACGAACGCAACAACCTGCTGATCAACGGTGACGCGGGCTGGGTCCCCGGCATCGTGTGGGGCTCGGTGGTGGACGGCCTGGACCGGATGGCCGACGCCTGCCAGGACCTGTGGCGCGCCGGAGCGCTGGGGGAGACCCTCAACTTCCGCCGGGCGTAGGCACAGTGGGCAGGTCCGCCGCTCCCGACGTATAGAGGGCGTGCGCGGCGCGCAGCACCAGCGCGTCCGCGTGCCGCGCACCCACCAACTGCACCCCGATCGGCAGCCCGTCCCCGTCCACGCCGCACGGCACGGTCGCGGCGGGCTGCTGCGTCATGTTGAACGGGTACGTGAACGGCGTCCAGCCCGTCCAGCGCGTGTGCCCCGACCCGGCCGGCACCTCGGCGCCCGCCTCGAAGGCGGTGATCGGCTCGGTCGGCGTCACCAGCAGGTCGTACGTGCTGTGGAAGCGGCCCATCGCCACGCCCATCGCCATCCGTACGTCCACCGCCGCCAGATAGTCCAGCGCGCTGCGCCGCGCGCCCTCCGCGCAGATCTCCCGCAGGCCGGGGTCGAGCAGCTCCCGCTGCGCGTGGCTCAGGTGCTGCACCACCCGCGCCGCGCCGCTGAACCACAGCGTGTGGAACTCCTCCACCGGGTCAGCGATGCCCGGGTCGGCCTCCTCGACGTGCGCGCCCAGCTCCGCGAGCCGGTCCACCGCGCGCCGCACCGCGGCGGCGACCTCCGGCTGCACCGGCACGTCCCAGCCCAGCGTCGGGCTGTAGGCCACCCGCAGCCCGGCCACCGGCCGCTCCAGCTCCTCCCGGAACGACCCGGCCGGAGGTGCGAGCTGCGACCAGTCCCGCCAGTCCGCCCCGGTGATCACGTCCATCAGCAGCGCCGCGTCGGCCGCGTCCCGGGTTATCGGCCCGACGTGCGCCAGCGTCCCGAACGGACTCGCCGGATACAGCGGCACCCGCCCGTACGTCGGCTTCAGCGCGAAGATCCCGCAGAACGCCCCGGGGATGCGCACCGACCCGCCGCCGTCCGTGCCCAGGCTCAGCGGCCCCGCGCCGAGCGCGACGGCCGCCGCGCTGCCGCCGCTGGACCCGCCCGCCGTACGGGACGGGTCGTACGGATTGCCCGTCACCCCGTGCCGCGGACTGTCCGTGACGCCCTTCCATCCGAACTCGGGCGTGGTGGTCTTGCCCACGAACACCGCGCCGTGCTCGCGCAGCCGCGCCACCGACGGGGCGTCCGCGTCCCAGACCACGCCCTCCTCGCGCACCGTGCGCGAGCCGCGCAGCGTCGGCGTCCCACGGGTCAGCAGCAGGTCCTTGACGGTGGCCGGCACGCCGTCCACCAGCCCGGCGGGCCGCCCGGTCCGCCAGCGCTCCTCGGACTCCTTCGCCGCGGCCAGCGCCTCGTCCGCGTCGATCCGGGTGAAGGCGTTCACCCGCTCCTGCGCCCGCCCGGCCCGCTCGATCACCGCCTGCACCGCCTCGACCGGCGAGAACTCGCCCGCCGCGTACCCGGCGACCAGCCGCACCGCCGAGCAGTCGGCCAGATCCGTCACCTCAGCCATCCCGACCTCCCTTCACGAACCCTGCGCGAACACTCCGCCCCCACGGTCCCGGAAGATCAGGAGCCCGGTACGTAGCCCAGCCGCTTGTCCACCACATTGGTGAGCGGCTCGCCCGCCGCCCACCGGTCGAAGTTGTCCGCGAACTGCTCGGCCAGCGCGTCCCGCCAGCCCAGCGTGTCGCCGCTCATGTGCGGCGAGACGATCAGGTGCGGCACGTCCCACAGGACGCTGTCCGTGGTCAGCGGCTCGTGCTCGAACACGTCCAGGGCCGCGGCCGCGATCCGCCACTCCCGCAGCGCCGCCACCAGGTCCTCCTCGACGACGAGCGCTCCGCGCGCCACGTTGATGAAGCGGGCCCGCTGCCGCATCCGGCCGAACGCGGCCCGGTCGAACATGCCGCGCGTCTCCTCGGTCAGCGGCGCCGCGCACACCACCCAGTCGGCCGTGCCCAGCAGACCGTGCAGCGTGCCGGCCGCGTGCACCCGGCCGAAGTCGGGATCGTCCGTACGTTCCCGCCGCCCGACCAGATCCACCCTGACACCCAGTGCCAGCAGGGTCCGGCCGATGGCCCGGCCGATCGGGCCCGAGCCCACCACCACGGCGCGGCTGCCCGCCACCCGCAGTGTCTCCCGGTGCCGCCAGCGCCGCTGCCGCTGGAGCTCCCAACTGCCGTAGAAGTCCTTCGCCATGGCGATCACCAGACCGGCCACGTACTCGGCGATCGGCTGCTCGAAGACGCCGCGCGCGTTGGTCACCAGGGTGGAGTCGGCGGCGAGCTCCGGGCACATCAGCCGGTCCACGCCCGCGCTCGCGGTGTGCACCCAAACGGGTCGCGGGCCGCCGCCGGGCCAGGCGTCGCGGACCGCGTCGGAGGTGAAGTCCCACGCCAACACCACGTCGGCGTGCGGCAGTCGGTCGGCGAAGGTCTTGTCGTCGGCGTACACCAGCCGGGCCCGGCCGGAGAGCCGGTCCAGTTTGGGGGGCGGGTCGGAACCGAGGACAAGGACGGTGCTTTCGGACATAGGCCAGAAACCGTTCTGAAACGTGAGCCCCCTTGAATGAAAGGAGGCGCCGACAGATGCCTGAGATGCGAGGATTGACCACGCTAAGAAGTCGTAACTACCGTGTCAACAACGGCTCTGTCCCGACGTCCCCGGCTCGTGCCGGTAGCACCACGAACCCCTGGCAAAGGCACTGCCCTTACCAGCCCTTCGCTCTTCTGGGGCATCATGGACGTCTCATTTCTGGGGGGACCGAAGCCTCAGCTCGGCGTGGGTGTCGTCGCTCCGTTCGACTTCGCCCTGGACCGCGAGCTGTGGCGCTGGATCCCCGACGATGTGTCCCTCCACCTCACCCGGACCCCTTTCGTGCCCGTCGAGGTGAGCCTCGACCTGGCCCGCCTCGTCAGTGAACACGAAACCCTGCACGCCGCCGTCCAGGCGCTGTGCGCCGTCTCCCCGCAGGTCGTCTCGTACGCCTGCACCTCGGGCAGCTTCGTCGGCGGCATGGCGGGCGAGCGCGCCATGTGCGCCGCCATGACCCGGGCGGGGGAGCGGCTTCCGGCGCTCACCACCTCCGGCGCGCTCCTCGAAGCGCTGCGCGAGATCAATGCGTGGCGGATCGCGGTCGTCACCCCCTACACCAAGTCCGTCACCGACTCCCTGGAGGAGTACTTGAGAGAAGCCGGTGTCACCGTCACCGGCCGCGCCTATCTGGGCCTGACCCGGCACATCTGGAAAGTGCCGTACCGGGACGTCGTCGACATGGCCCGGCAGGCCGTCGTCGGAGCCGCGGACGCCCTGTTCATCAGTTGTACGAACTTGCCGACGTACGACGTCATCCCGCAGTTGGAGGCCGAATTGCGGATGCCGGTCCTGTCGGCCAACCAGGTCACCATGTGGGCCTCCCTGCGCGCCATCGGGGCCGAGGCCGTCGGCCCGTACCAGGCGCTGGTGGACCCCGTCGCCAGACGCGGACCGGCCTCCATGACCGCCTCCTGGGCCCCGGAGGAAGGGGCCGGGATACCGAGGCGCGGCGGTCTGTCCGAGGCGG
Proteins encoded in this region:
- a CDS encoding decarboxylase; this encodes MDVSFLGGPKPQLGVGVVAPFDFALDRELWRWIPDDVSLHLTRTPFVPVEVSLDLARLVSEHETLHAAVQALCAVSPQVVSYACTSGSFVGGMAGERAMCAAMTRAGERLPALTTSGALLEALREINAWRIAVVTPYTKSVTDSLEEYLREAGVTVTGRAYLGLTRHIWKVPYRDVVDMARQAVVGAADALFISCTNLPTYDVIPQLEAELRMPVLSANQVTMWASLRAIGAEAVGPYQALVDPVARRGPASMTASWAPEEGAGIPRRGGLSEAAFAGSAVPSSEAEPADGLDVPPFHPPEEPGPPAPV
- a CDS encoding amidase, with translation MAEVTDLADCSAVRLVAGYAAGEFSPVEAVQAVIERAGRAQERVNAFTRIDADEALAAAKESEERWRTGRPAGLVDGVPATVKDLLLTRGTPTLRGSRTVREEGVVWDADAPSVARLREHGAVFVGKTTTPEFGWKGVTDSPRHGVTGNPYDPSRTAGGSSGGSAAAVALGAGPLSLGTDGGGSVRIPGAFCGIFALKPTYGRVPLYPASPFGTLAHVGPITRDAADAALLMDVITGADWRDWSQLAPPAGSFREELERPVAGLRVAYSPTLGWDVPVQPEVAAAVRRAVDRLAELGAHVEEADPGIADPVEEFHTLWFSGAARVVQHLSHAQRELLDPGLREICAEGARRSALDYLAAVDVRMAMGVAMGRFHSTYDLLVTPTEPITAFEAGAEVPAGSGHTRWTGWTPFTYPFNMTQQPAATVPCGVDGDGLPIGVQLVGARHADALVLRAAHALYTSGAADLPTVPTPGGS
- a CDS encoding D-2-hydroxyacid dehydrogenase, with the translated sequence MSESTVLVLGSDPPPKLDRLSGRARLVYADDKTFADRLPHADVVLAWDFTSDAVRDAWPGGGPRPVWVHTASAGVDRLMCPELAADSTLVTNARGVFEQPIAEYVAGLVIAMAKDFYGSWELQRQRRWRHRETLRVAGSRAVVVGSGPIGRAIGRTLLALGVRVDLVGRRERTDDPDFGRVHAAGTLHGLLGTADWVVCAAPLTEETRGMFDRAAFGRMRQRARFINVARGALVVEEDLVAALREWRIAAAALDVFEHEPLTTDSVLWDVPHLIVSPHMSGDTLGWRDALAEQFADNFDRWAAGEPLTNVVDKRLGYVPGS
- a CDS encoding DUF3830 family protein produces the protein MVDRFIEVSLDKRGVSCTARLLDDRAPVTCKAVWDALPLGGDVYHAKYARNEIYALVPPFAPEEPPLENPTVTPIPGDLCYFTFSDTQLGTASYGYESQAEHRGRATVVDLALFYERNNLLINGDAGWVPGIVWGSVVDGLDRMADACQDLWRAGALGETLNFRRA